From Bradyrhizobium sp. sBnM-33:
CGACGGCGTGATCGTGATCCCCGCGCATCTGGCCGACGAGATCGCGGACGAGGCGGTCGAGATGACCGCGTTCGAGGATTTCGTCACCGAGCAGGTCGGCAAGGGCCGCGGCATCTTCGGGCTTTATCCGGCCACCGATCCGCAGACGTTGACGGATTTCGCGGAGTGGCGGAAGAAGAACGGGCGGTGATCTCGTGCCCCGGACGCAGCGCAGCAGCGTTGCACGCTGCACCGCGTCCGGGACAAGAGTGTCTATACCTCGCCCTTTTCCGTCAGCCCCACCGCCCACAGAGCAAACGCATAGGCGATCGCGACTTCATCGAGCCGGTTGAAGCGGCCCGACGCGCCGCCGTGGCCGGCGCCCATGTTGGTGCGCAGTAGCACCGGCCCGCCACCGGTCATGGTCGCGCGCAACCGCGCGATCCATTTCGCCGGCTCCCAATAGGTAACGCGTGGGTCGGTCAGGCCGCCCATCGCGAGCACAGCGGGATATTCCTTCGCCGCGATATTGTCGTAGGGCGAGTACGACAAAATGGTCTGGAAATCCTTTTCGCTTTCGATCGGGTTGCCCCATTCCGGCCATTCCGGCGGCGTCAGCGGCAGCGTGTCGTCGAGCATGGTGTTGAGTACGTCGACGAACGGCACTTCGGCGACGATGCCGGCGAACAGTTCGCCGGCGCGGTTGGCAACTGCGCCCATCAGCATGCCGCCGGCGCTGCCGCCATGGCCGACGATACGCTTGGCGCTGGTGTATTTTGCTTCGATCAGCGCGCGGCCCGCGGCGGCGAAATCGTCGAATGAATTCGTCTTCTTCTCGCGCTTGCCGTCGAGATACCAGCCCCAGCCTTTGTCCGCGCCGCCGCGGATATGCGCGATCGCATAGACAAAGCCGCGATCGACCAGCGACAGCCGGTTGGTTGAGAACGAGGCTGGCATTGCCATGCCGTAGGAGCCGTAGCCGTAGAGCAACAGCGGTGCGCTGCCGTCGCGAACGAGATCCTTACGGTGCAGGATCGAGACCGGCACTAGCGCGCCGTCATGCGACGTGGCCATGATCCGCGTGGTGACATAGTCGGCCGGGTCGTGCCCGGACGGAATTTCCTGCCGCTTGCGCAACACCCGCGCCCTCGTCGCCATGTCGTAGTCATAGACTTCCGACGGCGTCGTCATCGACGAATAGGAGAACCGCAGATTGGTGGTCTCGAATTCGTAGCTGCCCATGGTATCGAGCGAATACGCCGCCTCGTCAAAGGCGATGGCATGTTCCCCGCCGTTACCGAGATCGCGGATAATGATCGCCGGCAGCGCATTGGCGCGCTCCAGCCGCACCATGTGGCCGGCATAGAGTTCGACATCGAGCACATAGATGCCGGCGCGGTGCGGGATCAAATCGCGCCAGTTGGCGCGTTCGGGCGACGCGAGCGGCGCGGTGACGACCTTGAAGTCGATCGCATCATCCGCATTGGTGAGAATGAACAATTCATCGCCGCGGTCGGCGATTGAATACTGCACGCCTTCTTCGCGTGCCGCCACCAGCCGCGGCGGCGCTTCGGGATTGGCAAGATCGATCAGCCGCTGTTCCGATGTCTCATGATCGCCGCCGGCGATCACGCAGAAGCGCCCCGAAGAGCTCTCGTGCAGATGGGTGAACCAGCCGGAATCCTTTTCCTCGTAAACCAGCGTGTCGTCGGCCTGCTTGGTGCCAAGCTTATGCCGCCACACCTGCATCGGTCGGTGATTGTCGTCGAGTTTTACATAGAAGAAACTTTGACAATCCTTGCTCCAGACGATGCCGCCGTCGGTCTCCTCGACGAGGTCGTCGCGGTCGGTACCCGTCTCCCAGTCGCGCACGCGGATCGAAAAATATTCCGAGCCCTTGGTGTCGGCACTCCATGCGTGCAATTTATGATCCGGCGAATGCCGCGCGCCGCCGAACTTGAAATACTCGTAGTTCCTGGCGAGGGCGTCGCCATCGAGCACGATTTTGACATCGCCGCCGTCGCGCGGCGTGCGGCCGAACATTTCATGCTGCCCGCCTTCGCGGAACTTTCGCAAATAGGCGAACGGGCCGTCCGGCGACGGCACACTGGAATCGTCCTCCTTGATCCGTCCGCGCATTTCCGCGACCAGCTTCTTCTGCAAGGGCGCGGTGTGGCCAAGCAGGCTCTCGGTGTAATCGTTCTCGGCTTCTAGATAGTTGCGGATGTCCGGATCCAGGATCGAGGGGTCGCGCAGCACTTCCTGCCATTTCGGATCTTTCAGCCACGCGTAATCGTCGGTCACCGTGATGCCGTGCCTGGTGAAGGTGTGCGGCCGGCGCGGCGCGGTCGGTGGCGAGAGGGCAGGTTTCTTGGCGGCGGCTTGGGTCACGCGGTCCTCGTATAGCTCCAGGATAGAGCCTCTATATCGTGGTGAATGCGGTGGATTACCAGATGCGAGAGCGTCATTGCGAGCGAAGCGAAGCAATCCATCTGCCCGCAAAACAGATATGGATTGCTTCGTCGCTGCGCTCCTCGCAATGACGGGCAGATAAATCTAACCATTCCGCAACCTCGCGGCGGCGCCGCCGCCGAACATCGGGATCCGGTTGACCGCGAGCACCACCGTAAACGTGATCACCAGCATCGCAATGCCGAGCACCGAGATCGCAGCGAGGTCGCCGCTTTCGTTGAGGTCGTAAATCAAAACCGACAGCACCTTGGTCTGCGAGGTGAACAGCACGATCGCGGCGGATAACTCCCGCATCACGCCGATGAAGATGAAGCACCAGGTCGCGATTACGCCGGTGCGTAACAAGGGCGCGGTGATCTGGCGCAGTGATTGCAGCCGCGTCGCGCCGAGAATGCGGCTGGCGTCCTCCAATTCGGGATGAATGGTCGCAAACGCCGCCTGCAATTGCTGATAGGCCGATGGCAAATTGATGGTGAGGAACGCCAGCAGCAGAATCCACAGCGTGCCGTAGAGCACGAACGGCGGTCGCGTATAGCTCAAGAAAAGTCCGACGCCGAGCACGATGCCGGGCACGGCAACCGGGGCGGTCGCGAGAAAGCCGAGCATGCGATGGCTTGCGATCACGCGGCGCGTCGTGACATAGGCGACCACGAGCGCGAGGATCGTGCCGATCGTCGCCGTCGATGCGCCCAGGATCACCGTGTTCTTCAGGGCAAGCTGGGTCGACGATAATTCGGTGAACACAAACACGACGTTATGCAGCGTCGCCGTCGATGGCGTCACTAGCGTGGTCGCGTTCGGCGAGAACGCCGCATTGAGCAGCGCGAAGTAGGGCAGGAACACCGGGTTGAGCAGCACGAGGAGGCAGAACGCCAGCGCCGCCCAGCGCCATAACCCCATTTCGATCGGCCGCGGCGGGCCGTATTTGCCGCCGAGCACGGAGTAGCCGCGGCGGCCGAGCAAAAATTTCTGGCCCTGCAGCAGCAGGATCGTCAGCACCAGCAGCGGCACGGCGGCGGCTGCCGCGAGTTCGAGCTTTGGCGGATACTGGAACAGGCTCCAGATCTTCGTCGTCATGGTGTGGAAGCCGGCCGGCAGCGCCAGGATTGCCGGCGACCCGAACAGCGTCATCGCCTGCAGGAACGCGATCAGCGCGCCGGCGACCAGCGCCGGCAGCGCGAGCGGAATCGTGACACGTCGCGCCGTGGTCCAGGCCTTGCCGCCGAGAATGGCGGAAGCGTCCTCCAGTTCGCCCGGCATGTTGTCGAGCGCATTGGCGACCAGCACGAACACAAATGG
This genomic window contains:
- a CDS encoding ABC transporter permease → MTTTTDNPKTRLDLTRPILWLFAAFMIVLIVLPLSWLMVFAFTDKARHPTLQNFVTLFTDPAFLDPLLTTAIIATTSAVICCLVAAPIGWLVSRTDMPGRQLIRALVTASFVTPPFLGAVAWELLAAPNSGMLNQLYRHLTGAEDPLFDIYSLTGLIFVISCYTFPFVFVLVANALDNMPGELEDASAILGGKAWTTARRVTIPLALPALVAGALIAFLQAMTLFGSPAILALPAGFHTMTTKIWSLFQYPPKLELAAAAAVPLLVLTILLLQGQKFLLGRRGYSVLGGKYGPPRPIEMGLWRWAALAFCLLVLLNPVFLPYFALLNAAFSPNATTLVTPSTATLHNVVFVFTELSSTQLALKNTVILGASTATIGTILALVVAYVTTRRVIASHRMLGFLATAPVAVPGIVLGVGLFLSYTRPPFVLYGTLWILLLAFLTINLPSAYQQLQAAFATIHPELEDASRILGATRLQSLRQITAPLLRTGVIATWCFIFIGVMRELSAAIVLFTSQTKVLSVLIYDLNESGDLAAISVLGIAMLVITFTVVLAVNRIPMFGGGAAARLRNG
- a CDS encoding S9 family peptidase, translated to MTQAAAKKPALSPPTAPRRPHTFTRHGITVTDDYAWLKDPKWQEVLRDPSILDPDIRNYLEAENDYTESLLGHTAPLQKKLVAEMRGRIKEDDSSVPSPDGPFAYLRKFREGGQHEMFGRTPRDGGDVKIVLDGDALARNYEYFKFGGARHSPDHKLHAWSADTKGSEYFSIRVRDWETGTDRDDLVEETDGGIVWSKDCQSFFYVKLDDNHRPMQVWRHKLGTKQADDTLVYEEKDSGWFTHLHESSSGRFCVIAGGDHETSEQRLIDLANPEAPPRLVAAREEGVQYSIADRGDELFILTNADDAIDFKVVTAPLASPERANWRDLIPHRAGIYVLDVELYAGHMVRLERANALPAIIIRDLGNGGEHAIAFDEAAYSLDTMGSYEFETTNLRFSYSSMTTPSEVYDYDMATRARVLRKRQEIPSGHDPADYVTTRIMATSHDGALVPVSILHRKDLVRDGSAPLLLYGYGSYGMAMPASFSTNRLSLVDRGFVYAIAHIRGGADKGWGWYLDGKREKKTNSFDDFAAAGRALIEAKYTSAKRIVGHGGSAGGMLMGAVANRAGELFAGIVAEVPFVDVLNTMLDDTLPLTPPEWPEWGNPIESEKDFQTILSYSPYDNIAAKEYPAVLAMGGLTDPRVTYWEPAKWIARLRATMTGGGPVLLRTNMGAGHGGASGRFNRLDEVAIAYAFALWAVGLTEKGEV